NNNNNNNNNNNNNNNNNNNNNNNNNNNNNNNNNNNNNNNNNNNNNNNNNNNNNNNNNNNNNNNNNNNNNNNNNNNNNNNNNNNNNNNNNNNNNNNNNNNNNNNNNNNNNNNNNNNNNNNNNNNNNNNNNNNNNNNNNNNNNNNNNNNNNNNNNNNNNNNNNNNNNNNNNNNNNNNNNNNNNNNNNNNNNNNNNNNNNNNNNNNNNNNNNNNNNNNNNNNNNNNNNNNNNNNNNNNNNNNNNNNCCGAGATTTTTTGTGCTTTTATTGAAacaatctaattaaatttgaattcatatttcataatttttaaaattaaaataaaataacaagaaatcaagcaacctaaaaaataaatacaaatttaaaatcaactcaaaattaaaatagttaagaagactgaaaagaaaaaaagaaaagagagatgAAGACTGAAAAGTATTATTAGttgagttttaatttctttaaatagtTTAATAGTCCTTTTATTctgaattttaagaaattagattatcaattttgaaaaataattaaaaataaaggatacattacataataaaataaattataccgTTATTCTCCTGAGTCATATATTcacaattaatttatcttGACTATTAGACTTTTCTAGAAATATTAAATGTCACATAACtatatccataaatataaaaatattttcaaccagtttttaattataatattttttatcataataaaatatattatatattatattttcttagtttatttattttaaatcagttagtatttaattatattctattatatttttttattttattattatttctttatttatcttttaggttttattaaaagaactggataaaaatatttagaaaaaataattttattttatatttgatttttaaaaatatttaagatttcagaaaaataatattaaaaatagataatttaaaaataatatagtaaatattttaaataaataaaaaaaattaatttaaacactaaaatagaaaattcaaACACTAAATacctaattatttttcttttaaattattaatattttggaaaaagtaaaaataacagaataatttattaaagtatATTTGACATAAAACAATGAAGATTTATGAttcaaaaagtaaaaacaaaaagaaaatttgcaGGATTATTAGCAgtcaaattaaactaatatttttcttaagcaAAACAGAGGAAAAATAAAGGACAGCAAAAGATTATGGAACCCTCAGATAAGTAAACTAAATCATCACAAGGTTCCCTGACGGGAAGAAGCAATTGGCAGCAAGCAACACTGCAGAACACACATAAACAGAGAAATCACAGagtaaagagaaaaagaaggaaaatcgGAAGAGGAGCAGCAACAAACAGAAACAAAAATGGAAAGCTTGTTATGATTCAGATTGAAAACTATAATAGCATCATATAATTCCCTCAGGTTTCCATTTAATCCACATGCTCTCTCCATAttgttttctgtttttgtttttgctttttactctttatttcctttctttcaattCTCTCTTCTTCCGTTCTTGCCCTTTCTCTGCAGTCCGCTGCAGCCGCCACTGCTCGCTTCCCTTTGGTGACTTACTGCTCGCTTCCCTTTCAGGTTAGGGTTatattgcttttcttttcattttgcccttttattttttatatattctacATAAGCCCCGCTCTTTACcgcaatttattattttgtattcaCTGGAGCCCACTAAGCATTTATCGATGAGGACAGAGAAACTCCCAAGTCCAAACGTATTTGAAATCCTAATTTGACAAGAATCTGAATTGGGTCAGGAGTTCGAATCATATTtggttataaattttaaatctttatagatattatataaggtcagtaataaaatttgttgTTATTATCTTCATCCCTCTCGATTTCTTTTATACAGTAACCCTCAAGAATCcaaatctaaaaagaaaagtaccCAAGAATTGATTTGCAATGGAATTCCAGTGTCCAGAGGACAATGCATGGTATGATGAATTTGTTCTGTGATGGTAAAGAACTCACTGTACACTATACTAATTTCTCAGAAGAGTACGATGAGAAGTATGATGTGGATGTGTTCAACAACATGGAAGAATTGGAAGAGTTCAGGGCAAGATTTAGGCTGAGCAGTGTCCAGATACAGGATCATGATTGCAAGCTTATATGTCAAGGTAAGGCAGTTTCtgcatcattttatttagacGACGATGACGTTAAGTTTTATGATGCTATAGTTGTTGAAGTACTAAACGAGGAGCATAAGTTCAAGAAACAAgttggaggaggaggagggaagaagaagaagaagagtgtTTGCACTTATGTGGTTACATGGCAGCATGGTCCATTGGTAGGACAGAGGACATTTGCCAAGATTACTGATATTTGCTTGAACCCTTTTAGTAAAGAAATTGATCCAtctcttttactttcttgAGGATTGCAAGAGAGTAGGAATTGAGGAGGATGAACAACGAAATTTCGCTACTATTCCTGATATTGTTGAAGTCTTTTCCAGAAACTAAGGA
The sequence above is drawn from the Ricinus communis isolate WT05 ecotype wild-type chromosome 7, ASM1957865v1, whole genome shotgun sequence genome and encodes:
- the LOC125370588 gene encoding uncharacterized protein LOC125370588, producing the protein MHGMMNLFCDGKELTVHYTNFSEEYDEKYDVDVFNNMEELEEFRARFRLSSVQIQDHDCKLICQVVEVLNEEHKFKKQVGGGGGKKKKKSVCTYVVTWQHGPLDCKRVGIEEDEQRNFATIPDIVEVFSRN